In Marinobacter salsuginis, one DNA window encodes the following:
- a CDS encoding cytochrome c1 — MRKLIFGLFIAVLPALGLAAGSTVPLDSFESDHSDKASLQRGAALFTNYCMGCHSMEYARYKRVADDLEIPDELYEENLIFTGAKIGELMKNSMSKDMAADWFGAPPPDLTLETRLRGEAWVYSYLRGFYKDESRPLGVNNVVFPAVGMPHVLVGMQGLCAVEPNIGTPASVEPLSGNINNADVCPEYAIEGSMSGPEFDQAMYDLTNFMSYMGDPVKLERERLGIFVLIFVAIFFVFAYMLNREYWKDVH, encoded by the coding sequence ATGAGAAAGCTGATTTTTGGTCTTTTCATCGCGGTCCTGCCGGCACTCGGGCTGGCAGCGGGTTCAACCGTGCCGCTGGACAGCTTCGAGTCAGATCACTCTGACAAAGCCTCTCTGCAGCGTGGTGCAGCTCTGTTTACCAACTACTGCATGGGTTGCCATTCCATGGAGTACGCTCGATACAAGCGCGTGGCTGATGATCTGGAGATTCCCGATGAGCTGTACGAGGAAAACCTGATCTTCACTGGCGCCAAGATTGGCGAGTTGATGAAGAACTCCATGAGCAAGGACATGGCTGCCGATTGGTTTGGTGCGCCGCCACCGGACCTCACGCTGGAAACGCGTTTGCGGGGCGAAGCGTGGGTGTATTCCTACCTGCGTGGCTTCTACAAGGATGAGTCCCGACCTCTGGGCGTGAACAACGTGGTGTTCCCGGCCGTGGGTATGCCTCACGTTCTGGTGGGGATGCAGGGGCTGTGTGCCGTTGAGCCCAACATCGGGACTCCGGCCAGCGTTGAGCCCTTGAGTGGCAACATCAACAACGCCGACGTATGCCCGGAGTACGCCATCGAAGGCAGCATGTCTGGACCGGAATTCGACCAGGCCATGTACGATCTGACCAACTTCATGTCTTACATGGGGGATCCGGTCAAGCTTGAGCGTGAGCGTCTGGGGATCTTTGTCCTGATCTTCGTGGCCATCTTCTTCGTGTTCGCCTACATGCTCAATCGTGAGTACTGGAAGGACGTACACTGA